AGAATTTACATACAAAACGCGTATTTTTCTGACGTCAGAATTATTCAGGAACTCATTAACGCCAGGTTGCGCGGCGTTGATGTAAGAATAATTCTTCCTTCTGAAAACGATAATGTAATGATGGATAAAAGCAATATGGTCAAAGCCAATATAATGTTTAATAATGGCATAAAAATCTATTTTTACCCGAAGATGTCCCATGTAAAAGCCGCGATTTATGATAACTGGTCATGCGTTGGTTCTGCAAATTTTGATAAATTAAGCCTTTACATAAATAATGAGATGAATCTGGGCATATCAAATGCTGAATTTGTCAGCGATTTAAACAACAAGATATTCATAAAAAGTTTTTCCGAATCGAAGCTTATGGAAAAAGAATTGGATATTTCACCCGGCGACTATATCATGTCATTTTTAGCCGCACAGGGATGATTAAGGTCAGTAGCCGCGCAGCTAAAAGTTGAGTAATGGCAAAAAACAGTGGAGCATGGATTTAAAATTTGACAACGACACCAATATTAAATATACTTAAAATCCAAATAGAAAATGGGGCTATAGCTCAGCTGGGAGAGCGCTTGCATGGCATGCAAGAGGTCAGGGGTTCAATCCCCCTTAGCTCCACTTTAACAAAACAACAAATCACTTGAACCCTTAATATAAAAAATACATAAAAAATCAGACATTTTTAACAGGCATATAGTGAGTGTCCCAGACGAGCGGTGTAACAAATGAGGATGACAAGTCTCGACTACGGGATTATTTTTGTTTCTTTCAGATAATAATTTTACTAGAAAAGATTACGGAACTATCCCTTGACAGATAGTGAATAATTTGTTAAAATATCCTTATAAAGAATAAATAATACAAGGAGAAAGGCAATGGATTACTTTGAATTTCAAAAGAAGTTTCCGACGGAAAGAGCAGTAATAGATTACTTCGTTAAGATTAGATACAACGGCAGTGTTGTATGTCCGAAATGCGGTAAAGCGGAAGGAGTATATCGTCGCCATACTGAACCGAGAAAAATACATTGCAATCATTGCGAAAGCGAATACTCAATTTTTTCAGGCACGATATTTGAAAAATCGGATACAGATTTAAGGAAGTGGTTTTACGCTATAAATCTTGTTATATTAAGCAGGAAAGGCATATCAGCATTGCAGTTGAAAAGAGAGATAGGCGTTACATATAAAACGGCGTGGAGAATGTTAAAGCAGATAAGAACAGCGATGGGCAATAAGGATATGAGTAAAGCATTTGAGGCTATCGTTGAGATCGACGAAACTTATGTAGGCGGTAAGCCCCGTAAAGACAATAATGACGACTTGCCAAAGCCTCCGTTAAAAAGAGGCAGAGGCACAAATAAAACAGCAGTAATAGGCGTTAAAGAGCGTAATTCTAAGAGAGTATATGCTCAGATAGCATTTCCGAATAAAGACGGCAAGAAACTAACAGGAAAGCAGTTGTTTAAGGTTTTAGATAGGGTTTGCAAAGACAATACAACGATAATAACAGACGATTTCAGCGGATACAATTTTTTAGATAGAGAAAACATAAATAAGTATGTCAGATTGTCGGTAAACCATTCAGCAGGGCAGTATGTTAGCAGTAATGGAGTGCATACAAACGGAATAGAGAGTTTTTGGGCTTTACTGAAGAGAGGCATCTATGGAATTTATCATCATATTTCAGTAAAATATATGCAAAGATATATCAACGAATTTACGTTTAGAATGAAGGATAATAGTTTTGACGGGTTGTTGAAACAGTGTGTTTTAGTTTAAATGGGGAATTTTGTGGAGCAAGAAATAGAATTACAAAAGAAATTTTACGAAATGTTAGGGGCAACTCCCGATTTGTCTCATAACACTGATGGCGTTTTTCGCGGTTGTTTATTTGAAAATAAAAAAACGATAGACAATATAAACGAAACATTATGGCAAGCAATAAAATATCTTGCTCGTCGCAGAGAGCGTGGCGAAAAAATGCCCGCTACTATAATTCTAAACGACCTTATCCGTAAAACTGCTTATATTTACAAAACGCAAGATGTATATGAGGAAATGCACGGCGATTATTTTGGAGCGGCAAGTAAAAATAATAAGAATATGCCTCTCATATACAATACAATACCGTACAAAAAAATATGTTACAGCAATATTGACGAAAGAGCTGAGCTAATAAATATTGTTAAAACCGAATCTTTTATCCCCTATCGTGTAGATGCCCGCAATATAT
The sequence above is a segment of the Candidatus Endomicrobium procryptotermitis genome. Coding sequences within it:
- a CDS encoding IS1595 family transposase — protein: MDYFEFQKKFPTERAVIDYFVKIRYNGSVVCPKCGKAEGVYRRHTEPRKIHCNHCESEYSIFSGTIFEKSDTDLRKWFYAINLVILSRKGISALQLKREIGVTYKTAWRMLKQIRTAMGNKDMSKAFEAIVEIDETYVGGKPRKDNNDDLPKPPLKRGRGTNKTAVIGVKERNSKRVYAQIAFPNKDGKKLTGKQLFKVLDRVCKDNTTIITDDFSGYNFLDRENINKYVRLSVNHSAGQYVSSNGVHTNGIESFWALLKRGIYGIYHHISVKYMQRYINEFTFRMKDNSFDGLLKQCVLV